Proteins encoded within one genomic window of Methanosarcina barkeri str. Wiesmoor:
- a CDS encoding translation initiation factor IF-2 subunit alpha — MGNDNWPEVGEFVVCTVKNVTDFGAYVELEEFGGREGFIHISEIKAGWVKYVRDYVREGQKIVCKVLNVDPSRGHIDLSLKDVNEHQRRAKIQEWKNEQKAAKWLQFVAEETKTDEDNLQTLHEKLVEEFGSAYTAFEEAAIEGEKAFKGVKVNKKYLKSIIKIAGENIKLPFVDIAGYVDLTCDLPNGIEVIKQALSAANSINDVDEKDIRLEISYTGAPRYRIKVIAPDYKKAESVLKKSAQTAVDNITKLGGHGTFKRHIESAKA, encoded by the coding sequence ATGGGAAACGATAACTGGCCCGAAGTCGGAGAATTTGTTGTCTGTACTGTAAAGAATGTGACGGATTTCGGAGCCTATGTCGAGCTTGAGGAGTTCGGAGGAAGAGAAGGATTTATTCATATCTCCGAAATTAAAGCAGGCTGGGTCAAGTACGTCAGGGACTACGTAAGGGAAGGGCAGAAGATAGTCTGCAAGGTTCTTAACGTGGACCCTTCCCGCGGCCACATCGACCTTTCATTGAAAGATGTAAACGAGCACCAAAGGCGCGCTAAAATCCAGGAATGGAAAAATGAACAAAAAGCCGCCAAATGGCTCCAGTTCGTGGCTGAAGAGACAAAAACCGATGAGGATAACCTGCAAACTTTGCACGAAAAACTCGTAGAAGAGTTCGGAAGTGCATATACAGCCTTTGAAGAAGCTGCCATCGAAGGGGAAAAAGCCTTCAAAGGAGTCAAAGTCAATAAGAAGTACTTAAAAAGCATAATCAAAATTGCAGGGGAAAACATCAAACTGCCTTTTGTAGACATTGCAGGTTATGTGGACCTGACCTGTGACCTTCCAAACGGCATAGAAGTCATAAAGCAAGCTCTTAGTGCTGCAAACTCTATCAATGACGTTGATGAAAAAGACATAAGGCTCGAAATAAGTTACACAGGGGCTCCAAGATACCGAATTAAGGTAATTGCCCCGGACTACAAGAAAGCTGAATCAGTCCTTAAAAAATCTGCCCAGACAGCAGTCGATAATATTACCAAACTTGGCGGACATGGGACTTTCAAGCGGCATATCGAATCGGCAAAGGCGTGA
- a CDS encoding 50S ribosomal protein L44e: MKIPKKFRSYCPYCKTHQEIVVERVRKGQASSMTRIARQKNRQQGIGNSGKFSKVPGGDKPTKRIWLRYRCTVCKKAYQKPCFRAKKFEFKE; the protein is encoded by the coding sequence ATGAAGATTCCAAAGAAGTTCAGGAGTTACTGCCCTTACTGTAAAACTCATCAGGAAATAGTGGTTGAAAGGGTCAGGAAAGGTCAGGCTTCATCCATGACTCGCATTGCAAGACAGAAGAATAGACAGCAAGGCATAGGAAACAGTGGGAAATTCTCCAAGGTGCCCGGCGGCGACAAGCCCACAAAACGCATCTGGCTTAGATACCGCTGCACAGTATGTAAGAAAGCCTACCAGAAACCATGTTTCAGGGCAAAGAAGTTTGAGTTCAAGGAGTAA
- a CDS encoding 30S ribosomal protein S27e has translation MVDYIQRPKSRFLRVKCNDCENEQIIFGSASRKITCVVCGRTLAEPTGGKSTITTHILEVLE, from the coding sequence ATGGTAGACTATATACAGAGACCAAAAAGCAGGTTCCTGCGTGTGAAGTGCAACGACTGCGAAAACGAACAAATTATATTCGGAAGCGCCAGCCGTAAAATTACCTGTGTTGTCTGTGGAAGAACTCTTGCCGAACCAACCGGTGGAAAATCGACAATTACTACTCACATTCTGGAAGTGCTTGAATAA
- a CDS encoding endonuclease Q family protein, with protein MKVNTDLHLHSKYSMASSRRMELPTIAREASKKGMELIGTADCTHPKWLEEIKRVAVSDEEIHIDEIYFIPTTEIEDIKRVHHLLILPSISKAEELAERIAPFGNLEADGRPSVRLDGSEIAEIAKDLGALIGPCHAFTPWTALYGYHDSLKSCYGDMTEYISFLELGLSADSDYADRIEDLHRLTFLSNSDAHSPSTNKLAREFTQFDMPELTFDGLKKAILREQGYKATLNVGFFPEEGKYNRSACIKCFTQYPLSEAVENKWRCPVCGGVVKKGVFDRVNELADFKEPKHPDYRPPYLHLIPLAEIIQMALGHASVQTKGVQTAWNKLIERFGNEIKALIYSEPEDLKVVGDDRIVNAILAFRKGDVIIHPGGGGQYGWLELPESLKNEEIQQTGQLSFADLGKINPAKASKPEKKRAKNLRKKPGETEKEKPGNQESNNTEPDDAGQSSLFDF; from the coding sequence ATGAAAGTCAATACAGACCTCCATCTCCATTCAAAGTACTCCATGGCATCTTCCAGAAGAATGGAACTGCCGACAATTGCCAGGGAGGCTTCAAAAAAAGGGATGGAATTAATCGGTACTGCGGACTGCACTCATCCGAAGTGGCTAGAAGAGATCAAAAGAGTAGCTGTTTCAGATGAAGAAATCCACATAGATGAGATTTATTTCATCCCAACTACCGAGATAGAAGACATTAAACGCGTACATCATCTCCTTATTTTGCCTTCGATTTCAAAAGCTGAAGAACTGGCCGAGCGCATTGCTCCTTTCGGCAACCTTGAAGCCGATGGCCGTCCGAGTGTCAGACTGGACGGCAGTGAAATTGCAGAAATTGCAAAAGACCTTGGAGCCCTTATCGGCCCCTGCCACGCATTTACCCCCTGGACCGCACTTTACGGCTACCATGACAGCCTGAAAAGTTGTTATGGAGATATGACAGAGTATATTTCTTTCCTGGAGCTTGGCCTGAGTGCAGACAGCGACTATGCTGACCGGATCGAAGACCTTCACCGCCTGACTTTTCTTTCGAACTCCGATGCCCATTCTCCCTCGACCAATAAACTGGCAAGGGAGTTTACGCAGTTTGATATGCCTGAGCTTACCTTTGACGGCTTGAAAAAAGCTATTCTCAGGGAACAGGGGTATAAAGCTACTCTGAATGTAGGGTTCTTTCCCGAAGAAGGTAAATACAACCGGTCAGCCTGCATTAAGTGTTTTACCCAGTATCCGCTGTCTGAAGCCGTAGAGAATAAGTGGCGCTGCCCGGTCTGCGGAGGGGTCGTAAAGAAAGGGGTTTTCGACCGCGTTAATGAACTCGCAGACTTTAAAGAGCCAAAGCACCCTGACTACCGCCCTCCTTATCTTCACCTGATCCCTCTTGCCGAGATTATCCAGATGGCTCTCGGCCATGCAAGCGTTCAGACAAAAGGTGTACAAACGGCCTGGAATAAACTGATAGAACGCTTCGGAAACGAGATCAAAGCTCTTATTTACTCCGAGCCTGAAGACCTGAAGGTCGTGGGTGATGACAGAATAGTAAACGCAATCCTGGCTTTCAGGAAAGGCGATGTCATAATCCATCCCGGTGGAGGAGGCCAGTACGGTTGGCTTGAACTGCCTGAAAGCCTGAAAAATGAAGAAATCCAGCAAACAGGACAGCTTTCATTTGCAGATCTTGGGAAGATAAATCCCGCGAAAGCAAGCAAACCCGAAAAAAAGAGGGCAAAAAATCTCCGGAAAAAACCCGGCGAAACCGAAAAAGAAAAGCCAGGTAATCAAGAATCGAATAATACGGAACCGGATGATGCAGGCCAGAGTTCACTTTTCGATTTTTAA
- a CDS encoding RNA-protein complex protein Nop10 produces MGQKIRKCKNCGRYTLREICPVCGGKPFSPNPARFSPKDPYGRYRRMAKKG; encoded by the coding sequence TTGGGACAAAAGATCCGCAAATGTAAAAATTGCGGCAGGTACACTTTAAGGGAAATTTGTCCGGTCTGTGGGGGTAAACCTTTTTCCCCAAATCCGGCTCGCTTTTCTCCTAAGGACCCTTATGGCAGGTACCGCAGAATGGCAAAGAAAGGATAA
- a CDS encoding proteasome assembly chaperone family protein gives MQQSTLVRLKENLELEKPILVVGLPGVGLVGKLVAEHLVDELGAEKVIEVYSPHFPPQVLVNKDCTVRPVSNTIYYAKAKENDILFLVGDHQSTTSQGHYELCSLYLDIAEEFGVQRIYTLGGYPTGKLAYEETVLGVANDTKLIEEIKEYGVEFRESEPSGGIVGASGLLVAFSKMRGIDAACLMGMTPGYLMDPKSAQSLLKVLCRLFGIEVNMESLEKKAEEMESILEKLKEKEEQQTIQEVKPTEEDLRYIG, from the coding sequence ATGCAACAAAGTACACTTGTCCGCCTGAAAGAAAACCTTGAACTCGAAAAACCAATCCTTGTAGTAGGACTTCCAGGAGTAGGACTCGTAGGCAAGCTAGTGGCAGAGCATCTGGTAGACGAACTTGGGGCTGAAAAAGTAATAGAAGTTTATTCTCCACATTTTCCACCTCAGGTCTTGGTCAACAAAGACTGTACGGTTCGTCCGGTAAGCAACACTATATACTACGCAAAAGCAAAAGAGAATGACATCCTTTTCCTTGTAGGAGATCATCAGAGTACAACTTCACAGGGACATTATGAACTCTGTTCGCTTTATCTTGACATTGCAGAAGAGTTTGGAGTGCAGAGGATTTACACGCTCGGAGGATATCCCACAGGCAAACTAGCCTATGAGGAAACTGTCCTTGGGGTCGCAAATGACACAAAATTGATCGAAGAAATCAAAGAGTATGGAGTAGAGTTCAGGGAATCCGAACCCAGCGGAGGCATAGTTGGAGCGTCGGGCTTGCTTGTAGCTTTCAGCAAGATGCGAGGTATTGATGCTGCCTGCCTTATGGGTATGACACCAGGATATTTAATGGACCCTAAAAGCGCCCAGTCCCTTCTAAAAGTGCTCTGTAGACTGTTCGGGATTGAAGTAAACATGGAGTCTCTTGAGAAAAAGGCCGAGGAAATGGAAAGCATCCTTGAGAAGCTAAAGGAAAAAGAAGAGCAACAGACAATCCAGGAAGTCAAACCTACAGAAGAAGACCTGCGCTACATAGGATAA